Proteins from a genomic interval of Zingiber officinale cultivar Zhangliang chromosome 2A, Zo_v1.1, whole genome shotgun sequence:
- the LOC122041936 gene encoding GDP-L-galactose phosphorylase 1-like, translating to MPFPVERAPTQRVPIAKGLLCHGGVKISLLLNYPVRGLVYEGGTSLKDLSDVVSKSCKCLQENNIPFNVLISDSGWRIFLFPQCYAEKQALGEVSEEILETQVNPAVWKISGHMVLKRKKDFEEATEQYAWRLLAEVSLSEARFKEVEDYIRWGPWTRGVYEGKDQAGREKGNLISVISPYRSSYL from the exons aTGCCTTTTCCTGTGGAGAGAGCTCCTACTCAAAGAGTTCCAATTGCTAAAGGTCTGCTGTGCCATGGTGGAGTGAAGATCTCACTATTGCTGAACTATCCAGTGAGGGGCCTTGTTTACGAGGGAGGAACTAGTTTGAAAGACTTATCTGATGTAGTTTCCAAGTCTTGCAAGTGTCTTCAAGAGAACAATATCCCATTTAATGTTCTTATTTCTGATTCAGGCTGGAGGATCTTTCTCTTTCCCCAG TGTTATGCCGAAAAACAAGCCTTGGGCGAAGTGAGTGAGGAGATCCTAGAGACTCAAGTGAACCCTGCTGTGTGGAAGATCAGTGGGCATATGGTGCTGAAGCGCAAGAAAGACTTCGAAGAGGCAACAGAGCAATATGCTTGGAGGCTATTAGCTGAGGTCTCTCTTTCGGAGGCAAGGTTCAAAGAAGTGGAAGACTACATTCGTTGGGGCCCTTGGACTAGAGGAGTCTACGAAGGAAAAGATCAAGCTGGAAGAGAAAAAGGAAACCTCATTTCAGTCATTAGCCCCTATCGATCGAGCTACTTGTAA
- the LOC122043905 gene encoding dirigent protein 21-like — MRIMLNKSERSQIPKAMIAQPKPNTVHAAVRCVRETRIQSVLALVSLASLIWLIILQPPSRCCCGFSPPSSPVSSFFSPSSSAALHAEAKHKAVTHKLHFFFHDVVSGRNATVAQIINPVKSPPTSTFLGMTNIMDDLLTEGPQPTSRPVGRAQGLYASSNSTEIAFLQIMNIVFTDGAYNGSALTVVGRNPTLHDVRQMPVVGGTGLFRFARGYAQAHTHTLSANGEAIVESNVNVMVP; from the exons ATGAGAATCATGCTTAATAAAAGCGAACGTAGCCAGATCCCGAAAGCCATGATTGCCCAACCAAAACCAAACACTGTGCATGCTGCCGTGCGGTGTGTCAGGGAAACAAGAATCCAAAGCGTG ctcgcACTTGTGTCTTTAGCTTCCTTGATATGGCTAATTATACTGCAACCCCCTTCACGTTGCTGCTGCGGCttctcaccaccctcttcgccaGTTTCGTCCTTTTTCTCTCCCTCCTCCTCTGCAGCTCTGCACGCCGAGGCCAAGCACAAGGCCGTCACCCACAAGCTGCACTTCTTCTTCCACGACGTCGTCAGCGGCCGCAACGCCACCGTCGCCCAAATCATCAACCCCGTCAAGTCTCCGCCCACCAGCACCTTCCTCGGCATGACCAACATCATGGACGACCTGCTGACGGAGGGGCCGCAGCCGACGTCGCGGCCCGTCGGCCGGGCGCAGGGCCTCTACGCCTCGTCGAACTCCACCGAGATTGCCTTCCTCCAGATCATGAACATCGTCTTCACCGATGGCGCCTACAACGGCAGCGCGCTCACCGTGGTGGGCCGCAACCCGACGCTCCACGACGTGCGCCAGATGCCGGTCGTCGGCGGCACCGGCCTCTTTCGTTTCGCCCGCGGCTACGCGCAGGCGCACACCCACACCTTGTCCGCCAACGGCGAAGCCATCGTTGAGTCCAACGTGAATGTGATGGTCCCATGA